DNA sequence from the Remersonia thermophila strain ATCC 22073 chromosome 2, whole genome shotgun sequence genome:
CTTGACGTCGGTggtgccgaggccgtgcgactcggcgtaggcggcggcctcggtctcgTTGCCGATGACGTAGTCCCAGTAGGGGGCCGACTCGTCAAGAGGGTCCTTGAAGAACTGCGGGATGAAGGGAGCCGAGAGGGACAGGATGAAGGGCTTGTTGTGCTCGGCGGCTTGCTTGGCGAGCTCCATAATGGCCGGAGGGCAGACtggagggaagaggaggcgttAGCGACTTGATAACCAGGCAGGAGTCATGGCCCAGCGGAGGGCGAATCTTACCAGTGAAGTGATAGCCGCCGACGTAGTAGGCCTCGGCGTTCTCAACAAGCGCCCAGATATCCGGGCGCTTCAGGTGCTCGAGATCGTAGtggttggcggcgccgagctcggtgCACATGCTGCGGTTGTGGCCGGTGATGACAACGCCGCAACGGCCCGTGGGCACCTTGGGGTCGACGCGGTACTCGAcgcgcaggccggcctgcttgcaggcgtcgcgcaggatggcggcgtacttgtcgtcgccggcaccgccaagGTAGACGACGCTGTTGGGCGGCAAGATGTactgggcgccgcgggccgtgttttgggcggcgccgccggcgatcaGCTTGGCATCGTAGTTGTTGAGGAGGTCCTCAAAGATCTCCTGGTGCTGgggctcggccaggatggcaTCGTTGGCCTTGAGGCCGTACTTTTGAagcagggcctcgtcgccaaAGGCCTGGATGTCTGGGAAAGGACAAGGCACGTCAGTCTGGGGAGGGCAATTCATTTCCGCGACGGGTCATccatcttctcctcctcAGGAGAGGAAGCTGGGAACCTCATGAGGAACCCCATGAGGAACCCCATGAGGAATCCCATGAGGAATCCCATGAAGAACACCCCTTTCCAACTTCAGATATTGAgatttcctttttttttttttctaccTACCCAGGAGAGGATTCTCCAAACAGAGCAGTCTGAACTCCTTGGTCTGTGCCATTGTGCtgagcagccggcggcgctgggacAAGTTGCtgtgaagaagaagaagacggaaAGAGATGCAGGTTCTAAGGGCAATGCGGGCTGTGAAAGACAATGTCACAGAATAAGAAGAATGAGAATGAGCGAGGTGGGGCAGAAAAATGGCGGGGTCGGAGAGGCatcccacgccgccgagcgcggtcccgccatcggcggcatgcCCTGCCACTTTCGCCGGAAACGAAAATGCGCTTGGCCGGACCAGACCGGACCTCCAGCAGGCTGTCCATGCCGTTCGAAACATGACGACGGGAGCTGATCGTGGGATTGGCAATCGGATCCCTCCCACTTCTCTATCACGACGTTGGTCACAAGATAAAGCTTGCTCCATGGGTTCATTGACGTCAGGGGCAACCTCACttcacccctcctccccccctcccccctccccacggACGACCTTGGAGTTTACATCGATGCCGTAGACACGGAGCGCTGTATCGTGTTCCGGGCCGCCTCTTCACCCTGCCCCTGGCTCACTTGTCACATCCCATGATGGGTGCTTCGTCTTGCCGCCACGGAAGCAAGGCATGATTTTGCTTTCTGGCTGGTTCCTCAAGACTAAGTCCACCGGATTgcacggcctcctcggctgCCCCTTGTGATATCCCTGTATGAGATGATGGCCGGGCACATTGCCCCCCATCGACAGTGGCCCCCGGTCCCGACCGCGCGTTGGGAATCTTTTTATCATTTCACCAAGGCCCTGATGCTTGCAGAAATGAGCAAGTCTCCCGTCCGCCTTCGCAGTCCCATAACTACAAAGCAGCAAAAGACCAATGCAACCCGATGAACCCCTTGCCCCAGATGTAGTAGAACCATGAAAGCCTTTACTCCTTCGTCTTCTGGGTACCACGCAGCAGACCCGTCCTCCGCGCAGCAATGAGACCCGCCTTCTGACCAGGGGCGGCGAACCTCGAGATGGTCGACGCCTTGCCGATGTGTTGATGGTTACCCTGTAGAGCCGCCGTGTCAGATATCCCGCGTTCAGTTTCTCAGTCTCTGGTCGCTGGGCACTTACACCACCGTGAGGATGGTCAACCGGGTTCATGGCAACACCGCGAGTCTTGGGCCAGCGGTTGCGCTTGACGGAGAACTTGTGCTTGGCACGAGAGGCCTCTGTAATGATGATGCTCCGTCAGCTTCTGTGTCCGGCCGGATTTCCACGCCTGACCCTTGACGGTCATGCCGGAGCGCAGGTCCACGTACTCAGGAGGGGCTTGTCTGTcctgccaccaccagcaacgATACCGATCATGCCGCGGGCGTTGCTGGGGACGACCTTCTTGGCGCCCGAGGGGAGCTTGATGCGGGTCTTGCCCTCGTCGGGGTTGTGGCCGATGACGGTGACGTAGTTGCCCGAAGTGCGGCCCAGAGTACCACGGTCGCcgaccttctcctcgacgtTGGAAACCACGGTACCCTCAGGGACCGAGGCGAGCGGGAGGATGTTGCCGACGGTCAGGGCGGCGTTCTTGCCGGCATAGATGAACTGGCCCGTGTACATGCCCTCGTTGGCGATGAAGGTCTCGGTGATCTGCTTGAAGCGGTAGGGCGACTTGAagacgacgcgggcgagagGGGCACCACGGCCGGGGTCGTGGATGATCTCCTTCACGATACCCCGGATGTAGCCATGGCGCTCGGCGTAGTCGATGCTGCGGAACTTGGCGGGGGCCTTGCGCAGACGCGTGTTGGCAGTGAAgatgctgccggcgcccttGCGCTGGTTGCGGATCTGAATTCGAGAATCAAACCGTCAGTCCAAGCCATTCAAACTCCATCGGCCCTCGATCGCATCCGTCATCTTCGTCGAATCCGGCAGGGCCGGTCGTCGGTCCGTCGGTTGAACTCGAGGTTGCCGTCGAAGTCGAGGTCTCGGTGCTGGATCGATTGATGGCATTCGGAACTGAAGAAGCAGGGTATACTTACGACGCGACCCATCGTTGCCTTCCTACCTTGAGAACGTGGAAGTGATGGGTTGACTCAATGGTTGCTGGTGGTTGAGGGTTGCGGCACGCGGAGCTTCAAGAAAGTGAAGGCGATATTTTTCCAAATTTCTGTGTGGATGCGCAAGCCACAGCTAATCCGTGTGGCTCACAGGTGCCCTAAGGCGGGGGAAGGGAGTGATGGTTGTGGCGCAGCCGAGCCTTGACTTGACCCCTGCTGCCAGCTGACGTAAGGACGTTGGGGCGGGCTGGTGGGGCATGACGAGAAACCATGAACCCGACGGCTCCGTCACAGGACAGCCAGCCGCCAGCCATCTCCCGCCTCGCAACCCAAGCGATGACTCGGGACTTCTGCCACCACAGAATGGCCCCTGATCGGGTATCATGACGCTCCATGTCTCAAATGGAGCATCTGACAGCCGCATTTTCGAATCTTCTCCCTTGTGATCCCCACGGAAAGGCGTTTCGTGCACAGGGCCTGTGCTCTTCTCTCCTGCTCTCGCACGCCGCGGCTGGGAAGTGCCGGGATCTGATTTCCACGTCACGCGTCCGATTGTCAACCTCGACGAAACCCGCTCCAGGAGCCATCACCATCTGACCACCAGCGCTTGCCGACAACCATCTCCGAGAGGATTTGTACGATCCACCGCTGCTGTGAATTTCTTGCCAAACGTTTCTGGCCTTCATACTAACTCATCTCTAGGACGAAATGCTGTTATTATTTTGATGGGCTCATCGCATTGCTTTTCAACGCTGTTGCTTCAAATCGCGAACTTTCCCACGTGTTTTGGTCCGTTGTGTCTCTTGCAGGACTTTGCGGACCTGGCCGAAAGCGAGCCTCGGAGCACTCCGCAGTTGAGGCCAGCCGATGGATGGAAGGGCAGCCGGGGAAGCCTGGCGCCCGAAAACCGCGAGCGATGCGGTCTGGCGTCAATGAAACCCTCGTCACGCTTGTGTTGGGGCGCGAGACGCTGGAATAGCCTCAAACGGGCTTCCTGCGTTGGGCGTGGCGCAAAGCTCTTTTTCTGCTTGCATTTGgcccttttctttttttgagGGGGGCCGCAGTCTCCTTCAAAGCCCCATGACAAGTGTCGCCTGATTGCTCTTTCGCACTCATGGTTCAACGTTCAATCCAGGGAGAAAGCAGAACGCCTCTGGCAAAAAGAGTCATCGAACCGTGGTTCTGACGGCTGCAGGCAAAGCCCAGTCTgaccgcggccgctgcaACGGATGTTGGCGCCCGGCCTGCAAGGTACggtcaccaccgccctcatGGCATCGACATTGGCTGGTTACCACGTCATGATGGAGATGCTTGAGTTGGGCCCAAAGGCGGACGCAACCCCCCGGTGTTGACGGCGGACATCGCTGTCCACTGTTGCGCCACCCACGGCAGCCTGCCCTTCGCCGGCGCTTTGCGCTGTTCCACGAGATTGAGAAAgggcacgacggcgagcttcttGGACAAAAAGTGGACGGCAAACAGTCACGGCGCCCCATGGGGACCCAGCCCCCCGGTTACCAGTGCAAAGGGCGACCTCCATGGCTCCTGGTGCCTGGATCCTGTCGATGAACGTGTCGGCTGGCAAGTTCGACACCAGGTGTGCGGAGATGCAAACGTGGAAACGGGTGGCGATGGGTTGGGGGCTGTGGATTTCATGGGGCGCATGCTGAAAGACGGCAGAAACTCCCGATGGGTCGCGGACCGCGGCGTGTCTGCCTGTCTGCTGAGAGCAGCAGCCTTGCTCGCGGTGGGAAAGTTGGATCTGGCATGTAGTCGGTGTAGTCAAGGTTGATAATGAGCCTATCAAGTTTAAGTTTCCCCGGGGCCCGGGTGGTAAGCTGGGGAGGGCCCTTGGCCGTCGACGGTCGGGCACGTAATAATTTGTTGCAGCCGATCCGTATCCATATCTCCATCCAAGCTAAAGTGCTCCCTCAActttccctcctccacctcgcgtGCCCAAGCCTCAACCCCCAGCAAAAAAACACGTCTCGCAGCACGCGCCCACGACCCAACCCACTACAACCACCTCAAAATGGCCGACGATGATTCTTCCGAGCtttcgtcgttgtcgtcgctcTCGGAGCCTCCCTCGGATGACGATTCCGACATTCAATTGGAAGAGCGCCACGGCATCCTGAAATTCTTCCACAAGGTCGACAAGAACCCGGCCCTCGAACCCAGGGAGAAGACGCCTCCTAGGCCCAAGCGGGAGCCGTCACCACCGCATGAATACGTGTTGGCCGACAATCCAGACATTGCCGTACGTGGTTTCACCCTGCTTCGCGTCgccacgcggcggcgacgcgagACTTCGCGCCCCAGATATCAAGACCATCGAGCTAACGTTTGGGTCGCCGCAGTTCATTGTAATGTTCCGCGCCCGTTTTACCGAAGCCTTCTCCAAGAATCTCCAGAATTTCGGTCCGCAAGAGCTCGAGCGTGACGTGGTCGAACCGATCCCcggccagcgcgtcgagAACTTTCTCTGCGCCCTGCTGAGCTTGCTGCTCAACCGCAAACAGGATGTCAAGTGCGTACCCACGAAACGCCCCGCTGAtgccaaagaaaaaaaaaccatcgCCGAACCCGGCAGGCTGACATGCGGAATTACATAGAGCCGGGCATTACAATCGTGCGCTGGAAGAGGCTATCCAGTCGCACAAGGGGCAGTGGCCGAAGGACTGGGAGGGCGAGAGCCCGCTGGCGGGAAATGCCACCTTTACCTCGATGACGCCTGTGCAACGGGTACGTACGACTTCTTTTCAACTTTTCCTGGCCGCTCAGGCCTCGAGTCAGACCAGCCGCTAACGCGTGCTTGCTTGCCCCGTAGCTCACGCTGTTGCGAACGCTTATCCATTGGAccctctcgtcgtcggacgcCATCCGGACCATCATCAGCCAAACGTACAAGAATCGGCACGAGGACGATCTTAACATCCCGCTCAGCGTGCAGCCCTGGGGCAGTGACGGCGACAAGCGGCGCTACTTCCTGATCGAGGGTAATGACGACACGTCGTTCCGCGTCTACCGCGAGAGCAACCCGGCTGGCATCAACCGGACCTGGTGGAGCGTGGCCGGCAGTATCGACGATCTCCGGGCGCTCGCCAACAAGCTCGAGACGCAGGACGGCGGGCCCAAGGCCAAACAGTTTGCCAAGCGGATCGAGAACAGCATCCCGCGGTTCGAGGCGACGGAGGAGaagcgtcgccggcgcgagTATCGGCAGATGCAAAAGGAGCGGTTCCGgcggcccgagcccggctTCTCGCTCTACGAGGGCCGCACCCGCGGAAAGCGCGTCAAATACACCTtctccgacgacgaggtcgacttCGAGTCCGACTCTACCGGCCTGCGCCGCTCAACGCGCAACACGCGCAACCACACCCCTTCCGAGCCTGCCGCGTCCGTTACCACGGCCAGCGGTCGCACGGTTCGTGCCCCCACCCgcctcaacgccggcgcagccaccgcggccgccgacaacgccagcagcgccggcgccccgaGCGCCCCGACGAGCGTgcaaggcgacggcgacgatgctcCGGCCAAGGTCaaccgcgccgggcggcctCAGCGCTCTGCCGCGGCCAACCACGGCATGAACGGTTGGTCTTCCACGGGTacgaggaagaagcggaAGAGCGAGGAGTTCGAgtcggacgaggaagagggcaGCGAGCCCGACTtcggcgacgatgaggacgaaGAGGGGGATGAGCACGTGCCTGAAGAGtcggaagaggacgacgaggagttcgaggaggacgagcttgccgacgaggacgaggagctgtcCGAGGCCAACAACAAAGGCCGGAAGCGGAGCCTGGTCTTCACCTTCCCCGTTCGCGTCACGTTCGATGAAGGCAACAAGGTGCGCCAGATCCCCggcccgccaccggcgacTGGCGTGGACCAGGTGCACAAACATCCCCGGGCGACGCACGCGCGCCGCAACATTGTTATTAGCGAGGACTCGGAGGTGGCGACgagcgccggcccggccacgccggcgggcccCGTGGTGGCAGAGGAGCCTgaggcgcccgcggccgaggagatctCCGTGGCGACGAAGCAGGCAGCTGTCTCTACCGAGGCTGGTCACCCggagcagcaacagccggCGGAGGCCACCGGGGAGaagccgagcggcggcgatgacgaagaCAAAGCGATGGTAGATGCCCCGCCGGCCAActcaccgccgacgcccaagAGCGAACAGGCCAGCTGCCTGGCGATTCGGGGAACTCCGGAGGTCCCAAGGACGCTGCCTCGGCCTGTTGAGAGCATCCCGGCGGAGTGACGAACCCGTCTGGGCCGCCGAGAGGAATGTTGGCGTTGTCAGGGCGTATGTGTGGCTACTGTGGCGAAGCGCGGATGGAGTTGGGAGCCGTGGCTTGAAGATACTGGCTCGATCGTTTCCTCCAGCTCCACgggcatgatgatgatgccgcgTCCGGCTGATGTATTGTTTACATTCGGAAACAGAGCTTTCGGGGCGATGCAGCGTGGGAAAGCCGTGGCGTTGATTTATGTACGTCTTCGTCCGCATCAGACACCTGAGCTCAGGGTAATGATCGACCATTGGTCGCGGAGACACGGCTACTTCATCTGTGCACGGAGCAAGTTACAGAGGATAGGATGACGGCACTCTGGATCCTAGAGACGTAATATATAGATTTAGCACCAGCTTCGGCATGTACACATCCTAACCCTCTTTCCCACGTTGACCCTGATAGCCAGCCATCCGGATATCATCACCTCCGCAGGTTCAGCCTCCTCATGCTCTTCTCGGGCGGTATTGCCCAGTTGTTAACACCAtaccaccacctcctcaaCCGCGCACCGACCGACGACCCGTGGATCCGCGCGTTCCGGTTCCACTGCTGCCATCCGCAGAGGGCGAGGTTGTAGAGGATGCCTTGCATGAAGGGCATCACGACCTATACGTGGGAGAAGGGAGTGCGTTAGCCAAACCGCTGCGTCCCACGCCTTCGGaatcaggggggggggggggggggagaaggaggaggactcTCGTACCTGATCCCTCACCGTAATCAACACCACCTTCCACCACTTATCCGCATTCCGTATGCTATGCAGATAGCTCTGCTCAAACCGCAGGTCGGGCATGGGCGGGaggtgatggcggcgtccgcgcgggacggggatgacggcggcgccctcgcggtAGAGGGCTTCGTCCTCCGTGTCGAgctcatcttcctcctcgtcgtcgagatcGTCAGGGCCGACCTCCTCGGAAAGTCTGGAGTACTCGGTCTTTTCCGCCCCAACGGGCTCCAGGGTGACGGGCTGCTTTTCGGAGGCGGCTGTGGAGGGGTTGAGGTCGTGGTCTGGCGAGGGATGGCGTTGAATGTGGGCTGTTTGGATGGTttcggcgagctggagggggATTGAGGAGGCCATTATGGAGccagaagaggaagaggtgTTGATAGGACAAGGGAGATTGGTAGGGATGCCGGTGGTGTGCGTGCAGCACGCTGGGTGATGGACCTGGGATGCCTCTCCGCTGCGGTGCCCAGCGCAGTGATGCTCGGCTCAATGGGTTCA
Encoded proteins:
- a CDS encoding 60S ribosomal protein uL2, translating into MGRVIRNQRKGAGSIFTANTRLRKAPAKFRSIDYAERHGYIRGIVKEIIHDPGRGAPLARVVFKSPYRFKQITETFIANEGMYTGQFIYAGKNAALTVGNILPLASVPEGTVVSNVEEKVGDRGTLGRTSGNYVTVIGHNPDEGKTRIKLPSGAKKVVPSNARGMIGIVAGGGRTDKPLLKASRAKHKFSVKRNRWPKTRGVAMNPVDHPHGGGNHQHIGKASTISRFAAPGQKAGLIAARRTGLLRGTQKTKE